The following proteins are encoded in a genomic region of Triticum dicoccoides isolate Atlit2015 ecotype Zavitan chromosome 1B, WEW_v2.0, whole genome shotgun sequence:
- the LOC119327538 gene encoding probable E3 ubiquitin-protein ligase RHG1A, with translation MAGHHYHNSQMSRMDRTNQPRNEPPPFGQKLFMHPRGDASNGAGPSGYGVTTVRSNELPSSSYAGQSYGQQIGAPGTLHSSHAGYPPAGSSSSSYAPYNTQHVPSLSYPRRSEDSFIPGVHVDDRRVAPKRRNPITHPVDGVSAGAYYPGSSSNNQFSGYMPLNPVPTRETCPPQISSNMGSGHWNDHQFVNHEGSQRNVRGRHDHSSIHSEYNSSTACPSNSLHVPPYHPNANAPFGSAPVQRERAPLSLPPRIVPPGTDGSTGIAFRERPFYPAPQSTNISAPVPTLPGSSDGAPFARIGYTPRPVHHNAGHNYPPPAFTTSSNSGAVRCEPANPHYQPAMPSYPPATAAASSVQPLHAEASFRQPRHVSVGHGGSARSRRMRDSYHCFHPLMIEENNLGRSAAERSMMLDQLVIHESREALDPHWDMRLDIDDMSYEELLALEERIGNVNTGLADEKISGCVMELACRSSARTQNDQDKERCIICLEEYKHKDSLGKLKCGHDFHAGCIKKWLEVKNACPVCKADAANEAT, from the exons ATGGCTGGGCATCATTATCACAATTCCCAGATGTCAAGAATGGATCGTACGAACCAGCCACGTAATGAACCTCCGCCTTTTG GTCAAAAGTTATTTATGCATCCTAGAGGTGATGCATCTAATGGAGCGGGGCCATCAGGTTATGGGGTTACAACTGTGAGATCTAATGAGCTTCCATCCTCAAGCTACGCCGGTCAGTCTTATGGTCAGCAGATTGGAGCCCCTGGAACCTTGCATTCTTCCCATGCTGGTTATCCTCCTGCTGGAAGCTCTAGTAGCAGCTATGCACCATACAATACTCAACATGTGCCTTCTTTAAGCTATCCACGTAGATCTGAGGATAGTTTTATTCCTGGAGTCCATGTGGATGACAGAAGGGTTGCACCGAAGCGGAGAAATCCCATCACTCATCCTGTGGATGGTGTCAGTGCTGGAGCCTATTATCCTGGCAGTTCTTCCAATAATCAGTTCTCTGGTTACATGCCCCTGAATCCTGTTCCTACTCGTGAAACCTGCCCTCCACAAATAAGTTCAAACATGGGTTCCGGCCACTGGAACGATCATCAGTTTGTTAATCATGAAGGATCTCAGAGGAATGTGAGGGGACGCCATGATCATAGTTCTATCCATTCGGAATATAATTCATCTACAGCTTGCCCATCAAACAGTCTTCATGTGCCACCATACcatccaaatgcaaatgctccttttgGAAGTGCACCAGTACAGCGGGAAAGAGCTCCTTTATCTCTACCTCCCAGAATTGTTCCCCCAG GGACAGATGGAAGCACTGGCATAGCATTCAGAGAGAGGCCATTCTATCCTGCTCCACAGAGCACCAACATAAGTGCTCCTGTGCCAACACTTCCTGGTTCTTCTGACGGTGCACCATTTGCACGCATTGGATACACTCCTAGACCAGTTCATCATAACGCTGGCCACAATTATCCACCGCCAGCTTTTACAACTTCTTCCAACTCTGGAGCAGTTCGGTGTGAGCCTGCTAACCCTCACTATCAACCTGCCATGCCCAGCTATCCTCCTGCTACTGCTGCAGCATCAAGTGTCCAGCCATTACATGCTGAAGCATCTTTTAGACAGCCAAGGCACGTCTCTGTAGGGCATGGTGGTAGTGCAAGGAGTAGAAGGATGAGGGATTCCTATCATTGTTTTCATCCTTTGATGATTGAGGAGAATAACCTAGGAAGATCGGCTGCTGAG CGTTCTATGATGCTGGACCAGTTGGTCATCCACGAATCTAGAGAAGCATTAGATCCTCACTGGGACATGAGACTGGACATTGATGACATGAGCTATGAG GAGCTCCTGGCGTTGGAAGAACGAATTGGCAATGTAAACACTGGCCTGGCTGACGAAAAAATCTCAGGCTGCGTGATGGAGCTAGCCTGTCGTAGTTCTGCCCGTACACAGAATGATCAAGACAAGGAAAGATGCATAATTTGCCTG GAGGAATACAAGCACAAGGACTCACTTGGGAAACTGAAATGTGGGCATGACTTCCACGCGGGCTGCATCAAGAAGTGGCTGGAGGTGAAGAACGCCTGCCCGGTTTGTAAAGCCGATGCCGCAAATGAAGCCACCTGA
- the LOC119327527 gene encoding fasciclin-like arabinogalactan protein 11, protein MEAHMRSMTATFLLVLLSLSAAAPSVRGQAVAAAPAPAAAAPKTIKAVLTKAGQFTKFLQLLQSTQEEEQIDTQLKGKASSGAGLTVFAPPDNAFTALKSGSLNSLSDQQKTSLVQFHVVSQLLPMAQFDTVSNPLRTQAGDTGRGKYPLNVTSDGGGRVNISTGVVNASVDGTLYTGDRLVVYQVDKVLLPWALYGPPVPAPVPSPAADKDKKKAGPVAVADAPEADTATPSSAAPREMRGLGGGLCMVAIVVAAAWCGM, encoded by the coding sequence ATGGAGGCGCATATGCGATCCATGACGGCCACCTTTCTCCTCGTGCTCCTCTCCCTGTCCGCAGCCGCTCCGTCAGTTCGTGGCCAGGCGGTGGCGGCCGCGCCGGCTCCAGCGGCGGCTGCCCCGAAGACGATCAAGGCGGTGCTGACCAAGGCCGGGCAGTTCACCAAGTTCCTCCAGCTGCTGCAGTCGACGCAGGAGGAGGAGCAGATCGACACCCAGCTCAAGGGCAAGGCCTCATCCGGCGCCGGTCTCACCGtcttcgcgccgccggacaacgCCTTCACCGCGCTCAAGTCCGGCTCCCTCAATTCCCTCTCCGACCAACAAAAGACGTCGCTGGTGCAGTTCCACGTGGTCTCCCAGCTGCTCCCCATGGCGCAGTTCGACACGGTGAGCAACCCGCTGCGCACGCAGGCAGGCGACACCGGCAGGGGCAAGTACCCGCTCAACGTCACGTCCGACGGCGGCGGGAGGGTGAACATCTCCACCGGCGTCGTCAACGCCTCCGTCGACGGCACGCTCTACACCGGCGACAGGCTGGTGGTGTACCAGGTGGACAAGGTGCTGCTTCCGTGGGCGCTCTACGGGCCGCCTGTGCCCGCGCCCGTGCCGTCGCCGGCGGCggacaaggacaagaagaaggccgggccggtggcggtggccGACGCGCCGGAGGCCGATACAGCCACGCCGTCCTCGGCGGCGCCCCGGGAGATGCGGGGCCTCGGCGGCGGTCTCTGCATGGTGGCCATCGTCGTGGCGGCCGCGTGGTGTGGCATGTGA